The Qipengyuania oceanensis genome includes the window TCGATCGTGCCCATCTGGACGCACTGCAGGATGCCTCGCGCGTCCTCGACGTAGAGATAGTCCTCGGTTCCGCCGTCCTTTTCGCGGATCGGAATATGGTGGACCGCGTCTCCGAACGCGCCGCTGTCGTGTTTCTGGAAGAAGCATTTCCTCGCGCGCCCCTGGGGGCAGCGCACCAGGCTGACCGGCCGACGCCCCGCGAACGGCAGCATGATGCCCGCTACCGCCGCGTAATAGTCAGCAAGATCGCCCTTGGTCTGGCCGCTGTCGGGAAAGACGACGCGGTCGCGGCTCGAGATCTCGACTTGCTCGTCGCTCGCGGGCTTCGACCGCGCCTTCTCCGGCTTCACCGCCCTGACAGGCTTGTCGGCGCGCAGGCCCAAATAGCTGCCGTGGCGGATATTCCCGTCTGCGGTGAACTCTGCAAACGCGACCTCGGCGACCAGCTTCGGTGTGACCCAGGTCACGCCCCGAGCGCCCGCCTTGTCGACCTCGACCGGCGGCATCTTGCGCTCCAGCCGGGCGAGTTTGGGACCGAGCTCGTCGAAATCGTCGCTTGCGAAACCCGTGCCGACGTTCCCCTTGTAGACCAGTTCGCCCCCTTCGTGCTGGGCCATCAGCAGCGAGGCGAAAGGGCGGCCCTTCGCCGAGGATTTCTTCCAGCCGACGATCACGAATTCCTGCCGGCGGGTGCACTTGACCTTCACCCAAGCCTTGCTGCGCGCATGGCGATAGGGGGCGTCCATCTTCTTCGAGATGATGCCTTCCTGCCCGGCGGCGCACATGGTTTCGTACAGCTTCTCGCCCGCGCCGATGACATGGTCGGCAAGGAATATCGGTGGCCCAGCCGTCGACAGCAGCGCCTCGAGCCGTTCCTTGCGCTCGATGTTCGGCAGCGCTTTCAGGTCCTCGCCTGCCAGTTCGACGAGGTCGAAGGCATGGAACTGGAGCGCGTCGTCCCGGCCCTGCGCGCCGTGTCCGCGCTTCAATACCTTCTGCAAGGTCGAGAAATCGGGATTGCCCTGGGCATCGGTGGCGACGATCTCTCCATCGATCAGGCAGGCGGGCAGATCGAGAGCGACGATCGCCTCGACGAGCGGCACGAACTTGTCGGTCCAGTCGTTACCGTTGCGAGTATGGATGCGCACGTCCGCGCCCTTACACGCGATCATGGCGCGGTAACCGTCGAACTTGATCTCGTGCATCCAGCCGTTGCCGGTCGGGATATCGTCGACCAGCGTGGCCAGCTGCGGTTTGCGGAACTTCGGAATGGGTGCCGACGTGTGCTTGCGCGGTGCGGCCTTCTTGGCATTGCGCGAGGAAGCCTTCTCCATCTGCGCGAGGAAGTCATCGTCCTTCTTTCCGGCGAGCGAGTATTCGCCCGCCTTGTCCGCCGCGATTTCCGCCATCGACCGGCCGGTAAGAACGCTGGTGAGCTCGCGCTCCACGAGCGCATCGCCTTCCTCTGCATGATCGTCCTGCAGCTTGCGGAGCAGCCAGTTTTCCCGTTTTTCTCCCGGCTTTTTCTTCAGCCTTATCAACAGCCACTCGCCCTGCATCCTCTCTCCGTCGAGCGTGAAGTGGAGGTGGCCCTTATCGAGATCCTTCGCCGACTTGCCCTCGATCGGCGCCCAGGTTCCGCGGTCCCACAGCATCACCGTGCCGCCACCGTATTCACCCCTGGGGATCGTGCCTTCGAACTCGGCATATGACATCGGATGATCCTCGGTCCGCACCGCCAGCCGCTTGATGTCGGGATCGGGCGAGGGCCCCTTGGTGACCGCCCAGCTCTTGAGAACGCCGTCCACCTCCAGCCGCAGGTCCCAGTGCAGCCGCGTGGCATCGTGCTTCTGGACGATGAAGAGATTGCCGCTTTGGCTGGCCTGCGGCTTGCCCGACGGCTCGGGCGTTTTCGCGAAATCGCGCTTGCGATTGTATTCTTCGAGCTGGTCCTTCGCCCTAGCCATGGATCAGGCCGACTTCTTGCGCTTCGCAGGGGCCTTGGGCGCCTTGTCGCCGTCGACCGATTTCTTGAGCGCGGCCATGAGGTCGATCACGTTCGAGCCGCTCGCATCGTTGGGATCGTCGACATCTTCGATGATCGCTTTCTTGCTCTTCGATTTCGCCTTCTTGTCGATCAGCTTTCGCAGCGCCTCGACGTAACGATCCTCGAATTCGCTTGCATCGAAAGGCGCGCTCTTCTGCTCGATCAGCGTCGTGGCGAGATCGAGCAGTTCCTTCTTCGGCTTGGTCTCCTCGATGTCGGCGAAGAAAGACTGTCCCTTGCGCACC containing:
- the ligD gene encoding DNA ligase D, translated to MARAKDQLEEYNRKRDFAKTPEPSGKPQASQSGNLFIVQKHDATRLHWDLRLEVDGVLKSWAVTKGPSPDPDIKRLAVRTEDHPMSYAEFEGTIPRGEYGGGTVMLWDRGTWAPIEGKSAKDLDKGHLHFTLDGERMQGEWLLIRLKKKPGEKRENWLLRKLQDDHAEEGDALVERELTSVLTGRSMAEIAADKAGEYSLAGKKDDDFLAQMEKASSRNAKKAAPRKHTSAPIPKFRKPQLATLVDDIPTGNGWMHEIKFDGYRAMIACKGADVRIHTRNGNDWTDKFVPLVEAIVALDLPACLIDGEIVATDAQGNPDFSTLQKVLKRGHGAQGRDDALQFHAFDLVELAGEDLKALPNIERKERLEALLSTAGPPIFLADHVIGAGEKLYETMCAAGQEGIISKKMDAPYRHARSKAWVKVKCTRRQEFVIVGWKKSSAKGRPFASLLMAQHEGGELVYKGNVGTGFASDDFDELGPKLARLERKMPPVEVDKAGARGVTWVTPKLVAEVAFAEFTADGNIRHGSYLGLRADKPVRAVKPEKARSKPASDEQVEISSRDRVVFPDSGQTKGDLADYYAAVAGIMLPFAGRRPVSLVRCPQGRARKCFFQKHDSGAFGDAVHHIPIREKDGGTEDYLYVEDARGILQCVQMGTIEFHAWASRSDAVEKPDRMIFDLDPDEGLDFEDVKSAARDIRDRLADIGLTSFAMLSGGKGVHVIVPLAPGHDWETHKDFARRFAEALSLAEPERFTATMSKAKRKGKIFIDWLRNQRGSTAVVPYSARARSGAPVAAPIAWNELKQMADAKPYSIDDAKRLLDRAGSKALAGWGFATQALPDA